A genomic window from Lycium barbarum isolate Lr01 chromosome 4, ASM1917538v2, whole genome shotgun sequence includes:
- the LOC132636495 gene encoding NAC domain-containing protein JA2 — MGVQEKDPLLQLSLPPGFRFYPTDEELLVQYLCKKVAGHDFSLQIIGEIDLYKFDPWDLPSKAIFGEKEWYFFSPRDRKYPNGSRPNRVAGSGYWKATGTDKVITSQGRKVGIKKALVFYIGKAPKGTKTNWIMHEYRLFEPSRKNGSSKLDEWVLCRIYKKNSSGPKPFMSGLHSSNEYSHADSTSSSSQFDDMLESLPEMDDRFTNLPRLNSLKTEKFNLERLDSANFDWAILAGLKPMPESGPTNQAPGVQAQAQAQGHVNIHNHNNNNMNFMNDVYVHPTNFRGNTKVESINLDEEVESGIRNQRVDRPGYFQPSLNGFPQTYTNNCVDQFGIQCPNPTLNLGFRQ; from the exons ATGGGTGTTCAAGAAAAAGATCCTTTGTTGCAATTGAGTTTGCCACCAGGGTTTCGATTTTATCCAACTGATGAGGAGCTTTTAGTTCAATATTTGTGCAAGAAAGTTGCAGGCCATGATTTCTCTCTACAAATCATTGGAGAAATTGATTTGTACAAATTCGACCCTTGGGATCTACCTA GTAAGGCAATATTTGGAGAAAAAGAATGGTATTTTTTTAGTCCAAGAGATAGAAAGTACCCGAATGGATCTCGACCGAATAGAGTTGCCGGTTCGGGTTATTGGAAAGCAACGGGTACTGATAAGGTCATAACATCACAAGGAAGAAAAGTTGGAATTAAGAAGGCTCTTGTGTTTTATATTGGTAAAGCACCTAAAGGAACCAAGACCAATTGGATTATGCATGAATATAGACTTTTTGAACCTTCAAGGAAAAATGGGAGTTCAAAG CTAGATGAATGGGTTCTCTGTCGAATTTATAAGAAGAATTCAAGTGGACCAAAACCCTTTATGTCTGGTTTACACAGCAGCAATGAATACAGCCATGCTGATTCGACTTCTTCGTCATCCCAGTTCGACGATATGCTCGAATCGTTACCGGAAATGGACGATCGATTTACTAACTTGCCGAGATTGAACTCGCTCAAGACAGAAAAATTCAACCTCGAACGCCTGGATTCAGCGAATTTCGATTGGGCCATTCTTGCGGGGCTCAAACCTATGCCAGAATCGGGCCCCACAAATCAAGCTCCAGGCGTTCAGGCTCAGGCTCAGGCTCAAGGTCACGTCAACatccacaaccacaacaataacaatatgaaTTTTATGAACGATGTTTATGTTCATCCTACAAATTTCCGAGGTAACACAAAGGTTGAAAGTATTAACCTAGATGAAGAAGTTGAAAGCGGGATCAGGAATCAACGGGTTGATAGACCAGGTTACTTCCAACCGAGCCTAAATGGATTTCCTCAAACCTATACGAATAACTGTGTTGACCAATTCGGAATCCAGTGTCCGAACCCGACATTGAATCTGGGATTCAGACAGTAG